The segment ATAGAAAATAAACGCTCCGATATTTTAAAAGAATTAAATGAAAGTCGCGAAGAATCAAAGAAATATAAAGATTTGAAAGAAATTCAATATGAAGATGTTGAAAAAATTTTGACTTTTGATGAAAAGCAAAAAAAAGTTTGGTTTGGACGTTTAAATAAAAATAATGATAAGTGCCTAAAAGAAATTTTTGAGGAGAAAGTAAAGGATCGTACCAAAGCGGAAGGGTTGGATAACTCAGAGAAACTGGATAAGATCAAAATAAGAATTCGTCAGTATTCGGACATCAAGAAACTTTTTGAAAAGAACGGGTATAAGGAATCAAAGACGGAAGTCGATTTCCAAAAACATCCGATAGCGCTTTTCTTCTATATCCTAATAGCAATGGTTTGTTTTTATGGTATCGATGCAGTCTTTTTCAAAAATCTGGATATGATTCACAGATTTGTTGCCAGCCAAAGGAATCTTACGGATGCTCGAGATGGAAAAAAATATGCTACCGTTGAAATAAATGGCATCCGGTGGATGGCTAGCAATCTGAATCATGTTTTGGATAGTAATACAAAGGAATCGGGCTTGCCCAAGGATGGCGGATGCTTTTATAGTTGGGAGGAAGCCGTTAATGCCTGTCCTAATGGATGGAGATTGCCTACTCGTGCCGAATGGCAGGGCCTGATAGATTATTTTGGTGGTGATTCTGCCGCTGCGATTAATTTGAGATCTCGTGCTTTATGGGATGACGACGAAAAGGGTGTGGACTCTATAGGTTTTTCTGCATTGCCGGCTGGGTATTACAATGTCGGTAATAGCGCTAGAAGAGAAGAAAAAACAAATGCCAGTTGGTGGGCTTTTACTATGAAGAATGCTCAGCAGGCTTATGTTGCAAGTATCATAGCTTCCAATGCGGCATCCAATATGGCTAATAATGGAATGAAGATTAGCGAAAAGGACAAAGGACTTGATAAACACTCTATCCGTTGCGTGAAAATCGATGGAGATAAAGTTCCTTATGTGTCTTACCCTAATAAAGCGGATGGAAACAATATTGTAAAGAAAATAAGGGGAACTGTTGGTGAATTAAAAGATGGATCGGATTTGCCGATAATTCATTTTTCTAATGGAAAAACGGAACCCTTATATGGCGCATTTGATAGAATCGTGTTAGTTGAAGATTCGTTGCCTTCGATAGAATTGAGCTTAGAGGCGGCGGAGAAGGCGAAGAAGGAAAAACGT is part of the Fibrobacter sp. UWT2 genome and harbors:
- a CDS encoding FISUMP domain-containing protein, with amino-acid sequence MSNEAKGNKEQKQVDSTNSLQLQIAKYYGNDGILSSKEKQELEDLYKSQGVSEERFKNLIAIAKDEIKNFKKFDVVSYLLDREDKLKLYSDAERLSIRISRVERWISELRDIINPKEDEKVNKREILIEKMKKIMKWFDQELYVETNVDVDNTNVSSEGAEKGDLEELQDDIVADEINDFMNDEKNLTWRSCYKQLLFKKIKNIDDAEDEFDDAIKKDIDDLLVIIENKRSDILKELNESREESKKYKDLKEIQYEDVEKILTFDEKQKKVWFGRLNKNNDKCLKEIFEEKVKDRTKAEGLDNSEKLDKIKIRIRQYSDIKKLFEKNGYKESKTEVDFQKHPIALFFYILIAMVCFYGIDAVFFKNLDMIHRFVASQRNLTDARDGKKYATVEINGIRWMASNLNHVLDSNTKESGLPKDGGCFYSWEEAVNACPNGWRLPTRAEWQGLIDYFGGDSAAAINLRSRALWDDDEKGVDSIGFSALPAGYYNVGNSARREEKTNASWWAFTMKNAQQAYVASIIASNAASNMANNGMKISEKDKGLDKHSIRCVKIDGDKVPYVSYPNKADGNNIVKKIRGTVGELKDGSDLPIIHFSNGKTEPLYGAFDRIVLVEDSLPSIELSLEAAEKAKKEKRVIFPKNANVELTRFYEAIYTRSDSVWKDSSLWREDSVKVSGEYTIVDLNMVQDSLCRIGYNVLDGEDSITVNVDWHSPCGALKKGNKFLMDFYYNIFEHRPCKQGCSEKSSLVYRFIKVDVHAE